A section of the Pseudomonas tritici genome encodes:
- a CDS encoding tetratricopeptide repeat protein, which translates to MLESLEKMLAKGVDNSLLRFGLGKGYLDLKENAKAAEHLHKCVEFDPKYSAAWKLLGKAHMGLEDRAAARLAWEKGIEAAQAHGDKQAEKEMTVFLKKLDRQT; encoded by the coding sequence ATGCTCGAATCCCTGGAAAAAATGCTCGCCAAGGGCGTGGATAACTCACTGCTTCGCTTTGGTTTGGGCAAGGGTTATCTGGACTTGAAGGAAAACGCCAAGGCAGCGGAGCATTTGCACAAATGCGTCGAGTTCGATCCTAAGTATTCGGCGGCTTGGAAGCTGTTGGGCAAGGCACATATGGGATTGGAGGATCGCGCAGCGGCACGGCTGGCGTGGGAGAAGGGCATCGAAGCGGCCCAGGCCCATGGTGATAAACAGGCCGAAAAAGAGATGACGGTGTTCTTGAAGAAACTCGATCGCCAAACTTGA
- the trkA gene encoding Trk system potassium transporter TrkA: protein MKIIILGAGQVGGTLAEHLASEANDITVVDTDAERLRNLGDRLDIRTVQGRASFPTVLRQAGADDADMLVAVTNSDETNMVACQVAHTLFHTPTKIARVREAAYLTRAGLFDNDAIPVDVLISPEQVVTHYIKRLIEIPGALQVIDFAGGKAQLVAVKAYYGGPLVGQQLRQLREHMPNVETRVAAIFRRDRPILPQGDTVIEADDEVFFIAAKANIRAVMSEMRRLDETYKRIVIAGGGQIGERLAEAIESRYQVKIIEMSPARCRHLSDTLDSTVVLQGSASDRDLLMEENIADADIFLALTNDDEANIMSSLLAKRLGAKKVMTIINNPAYVDLIQGGDIDIAISPQLATIGTLLAHVRRGDIVSVHSLRRGAAEAIEAIAHGDSKSSKVIGKAIRDIGLPPGTTIGAIIRDEEVIIAHDDTVIETGDHVILFLVDKKHIRDVEKLFHVGLSFF, encoded by the coding sequence ATGAAAATCATCATCCTTGGAGCAGGGCAGGTCGGCGGCACGCTGGCTGAACATTTGGCCAGCGAAGCCAACGACATCACCGTGGTCGACACCGACGCCGAGCGCCTGCGCAACCTCGGCGACCGCCTCGACATCCGCACCGTACAAGGCCGCGCGTCGTTCCCGACGGTGCTGCGCCAGGCCGGTGCCGATGACGCGGATATGCTGGTGGCTGTGACCAACAGCGACGAAACCAACATGGTCGCCTGCCAGGTCGCTCACACCCTGTTCCACACCCCGACCAAAATTGCCCGTGTGCGCGAAGCGGCCTACCTGACCCGCGCCGGTTTGTTCGACAACGACGCGATTCCAGTGGACGTATTGATCAGCCCGGAACAGGTGGTCACCCACTACATCAAGCGCTTGATCGAAATTCCGGGCGCCTTGCAGGTAATCGACTTTGCTGGCGGCAAGGCGCAACTGGTCGCGGTGAAGGCCTATTACGGCGGCCCACTGGTCGGCCAGCAACTGCGCCAGTTGCGTGAGCACATGCCCAACGTGGAAACCCGCGTCGCGGCGATTTTCCGGCGGGATCGGCCGATCCTGCCGCAGGGCGATACGGTGATCGAAGCCGACGACGAAGTCTTCTTCATCGCCGCCAAGGCGAATATTCGTGCCGTCATGAGCGAAATGCGCCGACTCGATGAGACCTACAAGCGCATCGTCATCGCGGGCGGCGGGCAGATCGGCGAGCGATTGGCCGAGGCCATCGAAAGCCGCTATCAGGTGAAGATTATCGAGATGAGCCCGGCACGCTGCCGGCATTTGTCCGACACCCTCGACAGCACCGTCGTACTCCAAGGCAGCGCCTCGGACCGCGACCTGCTGATGGAGGAGAACATTGCCGACGCGGATATCTTCCTGGCCCTGACCAACGATGACGAAGCCAACATCATGTCCTCCTTGCTGGCCAAGCGGCTGGGCGCGAAGAAGGTGATGACCATCATCAACAACCCGGCCTATGTCGACCTGATCCAGGGCGGCGATATCGACATCGCCATCAGCCCGCAGCTGGCCACCATCGGCACCTTGCTCGCCCACGTGCGCCGGGGCGACATCGTCAGCGTGCACTCCCTGCGCCGTGGCGCGGCGGAAGCCATCGAGGCCATTGCCCACGGTGACTCGAAGTCGAGCAAGGTGATCGGCAAGGCCATCCGCGATATCGGCTTGCCGCCGGGGACGACCATCGGCGCGATTATTCGTGACGAAGAGGTGATCATTGCCCACGACGATACGGTGATCGAAACCGGGGATCATGTGATCCTGTTCCTGGTGGATAAGAAACATATCCGCGATGTGGAGAAACTGTTCCACGTGGGGTTGAGCTTCTTCTAA
- the rsmB gene encoding 16S rRNA (cytosine(967)-C(5))-methyltransferase RsmB, giving the protein MNPRLAAAKALAAVLNGKASLNSSLPTQMDKVEDRDRGFTQDLAFGTARWQPRLSALAAKLLQKPFKAADADVEALLLVGLYQLLYTRVPAHAAIGETVGCADKLKKPWAKALLNAVLRRAQRESEALLAELEHDPVVRTAHPRWLQKSLKAFWPEQWEAICAANNAHPPMILRVNRRHHSRDAYLQLLTDAGINATPCVYSVDGIVLEAAADVRSLPGFAEGWISVQDEAAQLAADLLDLAPGQRVLDACCAPGGKTCHILEVETDLAGVVAVDLEAKRLVRVRENLARLGLSAELIAADGRHTATWWDGKPFQRILLDAPCSATGVIRRHPDIKLTRQPDDIAALAVLQGELLDALWPTLEVGGILLYATCSTLPTENTEVIEAFLARTSGARELDLATTAGIKQPHGRQLLAQEGGHDGFYYAKLIKIAAARG; this is encoded by the coding sequence ATGAACCCGCGTCTGGCCGCCGCCAAGGCCCTTGCCGCCGTGCTCAACGGCAAGGCATCGCTGAACAGTTCGCTGCCCACGCAGATGGATAAGGTTGAAGACCGTGATCGCGGCTTCACCCAGGACCTGGCCTTTGGCACTGCTCGTTGGCAGCCACGCTTGTCGGCACTGGCCGCCAAGTTGCTGCAAAAGCCGTTCAAAGCTGCGGATGCCGACGTCGAGGCGCTGCTGCTGGTGGGCCTCTATCAGTTGCTCTACACCCGCGTACCCGCTCACGCCGCCATCGGCGAGACGGTCGGTTGCGCCGACAAGCTGAAAAAGCCCTGGGCCAAGGCCTTGCTCAACGCCGTGCTGCGCCGCGCCCAGCGCGAGAGTGAAGCGCTGCTGGCCGAACTGGAACATGACCCGGTGGTGCGCACCGCCCATCCGCGCTGGCTGCAAAAATCGTTGAAGGCGTTCTGGCCTGAGCAATGGGAAGCCATTTGCGCAGCCAACAATGCGCACCCGCCGATGATCCTGCGGGTCAATCGCCGTCATCACAGCCGCGACGCCTACCTGCAATTGCTCACCGACGCTGGCATCAACGCTACGCCGTGCGTGTACAGCGTCGACGGCATCGTGCTCGAAGCGGCCGCCGATGTGCGCAGCCTGCCGGGCTTTGCAGAAGGCTGGATCAGCGTGCAGGATGAAGCCGCACAATTGGCTGCCGACCTGCTCGACTTGGCGCCCGGCCAACGCGTGCTCGACGCCTGCTGCGCACCTGGCGGTAAGACCTGTCACATTCTGGAAGTCGAAACAGACCTCGCCGGTGTCGTCGCTGTCGACCTCGAAGCCAAGCGCCTGGTGCGCGTGCGGGAAAACCTTGCACGCCTGGGCCTCAGCGCCGAGCTGATCGCCGCCGATGGCCGTCACACCGCCACCTGGTGGGACGGCAAACCGTTCCAGCGCATTCTGCTCGATGCACCGTGCTCCGCCACCGGTGTGATCCGCCGCCACCCAGACATCAAGCTCACCCGCCAACCCGACGACATTGCCGCCCTGGCCGTGCTGCAAGGCGAGCTGCTCGACGCGCTGTGGCCGACCCTGGAAGTCGGCGGCATCCTGCTCTACGCCACGTGCTCCACCTTGCCGACTGAAAATACCGAGGTGATCGAAGCCTTCCTCGCCCGCACCAGTGGTGCTCGGGAGCTGGATCTCGCCACAACCGCCGGCATCAAGCAGCCCCACGGTCGCCAACTGCTGGCGCAAGAAGGCGGACACGATGGCTTCTACTACGCCAAACTGATCAAGATTGCCGCCGCGCGCGGCTGA
- the fmt gene encoding methionyl-tRNA formyltransferase, whose product MTEPLRIVFAGTPEFAAEHLKALLASPYDIVAVYTQPDRPAGRGQKLMPSPVKQLALEHNISVLQPPTLRNTEAQAELAALKPDLLVVVAYGLILPQVVLDIPRLGCINSHASLLPRWRGAAPIQRAVEAGDSESGVTVMRMEAGLDTGPMLLKVTTPITAQDTGGSLHDRLAELGPPAVIQAIAGLAAGTLEGDVQDDSLATYAHKLNKDEARIDWRRPAVELERLVRAFNPWPICHSTLNGEALKVLAATLAEGTGAPGEIIGASKDGLLVACGEQALCLTRLQLPGGKALNFSDLFNSRREKFALGTVLGVVAQ is encoded by the coding sequence ATGACCGAGCCACTGCGCATTGTTTTTGCCGGCACTCCTGAATTCGCGGCCGAACACCTGAAGGCACTGCTTGCCAGCCCTTATGACATCGTCGCGGTGTACACCCAGCCGGATCGCCCGGCCGGTCGTGGGCAAAAACTGATGCCGAGCCCGGTCAAGCAACTGGCGCTGGAACACAACATTTCCGTGCTGCAGCCGCCAACCCTGCGTAACACCGAGGCTCAGGCCGAGCTGGCGGCCCTGAAGCCGGACCTGCTGGTGGTGGTGGCCTACGGCTTGATCCTGCCGCAAGTGGTGCTGGATATTCCGCGCCTGGGTTGCATCAACAGCCATGCGTCGCTGCTGCCGCGCTGGCGCGGCGCGGCGCCGATCCAGCGCGCGGTGGAGGCGGGTGACAGCGAAAGCGGCGTAACCGTAATGCGCATGGAGGCGGGTCTGGACACCGGCCCGATGCTGCTGAAAGTCACCACCCCGATCACCGCCCAAGACACCGGCGGCAGCCTGCACGATCGCCTTGCCGAGCTGGGCCCGCCCGCCGTAATCCAGGCCATCGCCGGCCTGGCTGCCGGCACCCTGGAAGGCGACGTGCAGGACGACAGCCTGGCCACCTACGCCCACAAGCTGAACAAAGACGAAGCGCGCATCGACTGGAGGCGCCCGGCCGTGGAGCTGGAACGCCTGGTACGCGCCTTCAACCCGTGGCCGATCTGCCACAGCACCCTCAACGGCGAAGCCTTGAAAGTACTGGCCGCGACCCTGGCCGAGGGCACAGGCGCGCCGGGTGAAATCATCGGCGCCAGCAAGGACGGCCTGTTGGTCGCTTGTGGCGAACAGGCGCTGTGCCTGACCCGTCTGCAATTGCCCGGTGGCAAGGCGCTTAATTTCAGCGATTTGTTCAACAGCCGTCGTGAGAAGTTTGCCCTGGGCACTGTTCTCGGGGTGGTCGCCCAATGA
- the def gene encoding peptide deformylase codes for MAILNILEFPDSRLRTVAKPVAVVDDKVRQLVDDMFETMYEAPGIGLAATQVNVHLRVVVMDLSEDRSEPRVYINPEFEPLTEEMGEYQEGCLSVPEFYENVERPLRVKIKALDRDGKPFELIAEGLLAVCIQHECDHLNGKLFVDYLSTLKRDRIKKKLEKKHRQQA; via the coding sequence ATGGCTATTTTGAACATCCTCGAATTCCCCGACTCGCGCCTGCGCACTGTCGCCAAGCCGGTGGCCGTAGTGGACGACAAGGTTCGTCAGTTGGTCGATGACATGTTTGAAACAATGTATGAAGCCCCGGGCATCGGCCTCGCCGCTACCCAGGTCAACGTGCATTTGCGTGTCGTGGTCATGGACCTGTCGGAAGACCGCAGCGAGCCGCGGGTGTACATCAACCCCGAGTTCGAACCGCTGACCGAAGAGATGGGCGAATACCAGGAAGGCTGCCTGTCGGTGCCGGAGTTCTATGAGAACGTCGAGCGACCGCTGCGCGTGAAGATCAAGGCCCTGGACCGCGACGGCAAGCCGTTCGAGCTGATCGCCGAAGGCCTGCTGGCGGTGTGCATCCAGCACGAGTGCGACCACCTCAACGGCAAGCTGTTTGTCGATTACCTGTCGACGCTCAAGCGCGACCGGATCAAGAAGAAGCTGGAAAAAAAGCATCGCCAGCAAGCTTGA
- a CDS encoding peptidoglycan-binding protein has protein sequence MRKSLLVLLLWAPFAMALVPPPVQRLDQPTQQAIQRFLLHNRILDSPRDLDNAPYIVAAHAGRVLGANGERVYARGDLEPSQPNYGIFRRGKVYTDPVTKELLGVNADDIGTARFVVAGDLTTLTVQRVTQEVRPGDRLLRAQPPIDPTTLATAPTVPFVEGHIIDIPKGVTHIGVLDAVTLNKGRRDGLVEGQLLSVIKTGATVRDSLTGAPTQLPDERAGTLLVFRTYEKLSYGLVLSASRPLAVMDRFKTAHQTQ, from the coding sequence ATGAGGAAATCGCTACTCGTCTTGCTGTTGTGGGCCCCGTTCGCCATGGCCCTGGTGCCGCCGCCTGTGCAGCGGCTGGATCAGCCGACGCAACAGGCTATCCAGCGCTTTTTACTGCATAACCGCATTCTTGATTCGCCTCGAGACCTGGACAACGCGCCGTACATCGTTGCCGCCCATGCTGGCCGAGTGCTGGGTGCCAATGGCGAGCGGGTATATGCCAGGGGCGACTTGGAGCCTTCCCAGCCGAATTACGGAATATTCCGACGAGGCAAGGTTTACACCGACCCGGTGACTAAAGAGCTGTTGGGCGTTAACGCTGACGACATTGGTACTGCGCGATTTGTCGTGGCGGGCGACCTTACTACCCTGACCGTACAGCGCGTCACGCAGGAGGTGCGCCCCGGAGACCGCTTGCTGCGTGCACAACCGCCTATCGATCCGACAACGCTTGCGACCGCGCCCACCGTGCCCTTTGTTGAAGGACACATCATCGATATCCCCAAGGGTGTTACGCACATCGGCGTGCTCGACGCGGTGACCCTCAACAAAGGCCGACGCGATGGTCTGGTCGAAGGCCAACTGCTCAGCGTGATCAAGACCGGCGCCACCGTCCGCGACAGCCTCACTGGCGCGCCGACGCAACTCCCTGATGAACGCGCCGGCACCCTGCTGGTGTTTCGCACCTACGAAAAGCTCAGTTACGGCCTGGTGCTCAGTGCTTCACGGCCGCTGGCGGTAATGGACCGTTTCAAGACTGCCCATCAAACACAATAA
- the dprA gene encoding DNA-processing protein DprA: MHPINNREVSPSELEARLRLHRLPELGPKRFRLLIEAFGSASKAISAPASAWRSLGLPAISADARRSHEIRDGASAALAWLACPTQHLLMWDQPEYPALLAEIDDAPPLLFVAGDPSILERPQLAMVGSRRASRPGMDTAAAFSRSLASAGFVITSGLALGIDGAAHQAALDVGGQTIGVLGTGLENFYPQRHRRLAEAMIDQGSAVVSEFPLDAPPQASNFPRRNRIISGLSLGVLVVEASMASGSLITAKLAAEQGREVYAIPGSIHHPGAKGCHQLIRDGAVLVETIEHILEGLRGWQALSRPAPMPVIHPLVALLHAAPQTSEALVIASGRPLSQVLATLTELELEGQVICENGRWLARC, from the coding sequence ATGCATCCCATAAACAACCGCGAAGTATCCCCGTCAGAACTGGAAGCCCGACTACGCTTGCACAGGCTGCCGGAACTGGGTCCGAAGCGTTTTCGCTTACTGATCGAAGCGTTCGGCTCGGCGTCAAAGGCCATCAGCGCGCCTGCGAGTGCCTGGCGTTCGCTGGGGTTGCCAGCCATCAGCGCCGATGCCCGGCGCAGTCATGAGATCCGCGACGGCGCCAGTGCGGCATTGGCCTGGCTGGCGTGCCCGACCCAGCATTTGCTGATGTGGGACCAACCGGAGTACCCCGCTCTGCTCGCCGAGATTGACGATGCGCCGCCGCTTTTATTCGTCGCCGGTGACCCTTCAATCCTGGAAAGACCGCAACTGGCGATGGTCGGAAGTCGTCGCGCTTCTCGTCCTGGTATGGACACCGCCGCTGCGTTTTCGCGCAGTCTGGCGAGCGCCGGTTTTGTCATCACCAGTGGCCTTGCATTAGGCATCGACGGCGCAGCCCATCAAGCGGCATTGGATGTGGGCGGTCAGACAATCGGCGTACTCGGCACTGGGCTCGAAAATTTTTATCCACAACGCCACAGACGGCTCGCGGAGGCGATGATTGACCAGGGCAGCGCCGTGGTTTCCGAGTTTCCACTGGACGCACCGCCCCAGGCCAGCAACTTCCCCAGGCGTAACCGGATCATCAGTGGTTTGTCCCTGGGCGTACTGGTGGTGGAAGCCAGCATGGCCAGTGGTTCGCTGATCACCGCGAAGCTGGCCGCCGAACAGGGGCGTGAGGTGTATGCGATCCCGGGCTCCATCCATCATCCCGGCGCCAAGGGCTGTCATCAGTTGATCCGCGACGGCGCTGTGCTGGTGGAGACCATCGAGCACATCCTTGAAGGTTTGCGTGGCTGGCAAGCGCTGTCGCGCCCGGCGCCGATGCCTGTCATCCATCCGCTGGTGGCGCTGTTGCACGCAGCACCCCAGACCAGTGAGGCCTTGGTGATTGCCAGCGGGCGCCCGTTGTCCCAGGTGCTGGCGACGCTGACCGAGTTGGAGCTGGAAGGTCAGGTTATCTGTGAAAATGGGCGCTGGCTTGCGCGCTGCTAG
- a CDS encoding L-threonylcarbamoyladenylate synthase produces MVNRWRVLETAREIRAGAVIAYPTEAVWGLGCDPWNEEAVDRLLAIKNRSVDKGLILVADNIRQFDFLFEDFPQDWIDRMASTWPGPNTWLVPHQGLLPEWVTGVHDTVAVRVTDHPLVRDLCSLVGPLISTSANPQGRPAARTRIRVEQYFRGQVDLVLGGALGGRKNPSLIRDLVTGEVVRPS; encoded by the coding sequence ATGGTCAACCGGTGGCGTGTGCTGGAAACCGCACGAGAAATTCGCGCAGGCGCGGTGATTGCCTATCCGACCGAAGCGGTCTGGGGCTTGGGCTGCGACCCGTGGAATGAAGAAGCAGTGGACCGTTTGCTCGCCATCAAGAACCGCTCGGTGGACAAGGGCCTGATCCTGGTGGCGGACAATATCCGCCAGTTCGACTTTCTGTTCGAAGACTTCCCGCAGGATTGGATCGATCGCATGGCCAGCACCTGGCCTGGCCCGAACACCTGGCTGGTGCCTCACCAGGGGTTGCTGCCGGAATGGGTAACAGGTGTGCACGACACCGTGGCGGTGCGGGTCACTGATCATCCGCTGGTGCGGGATTTGTGCTCGTTGGTGGGGCCGTTGATTTCCACCTCGGCCAACCCTCAGGGGCGCCCGGCTGCGCGCACACGGATTCGCGTGGAGCAGTATTTCCGTGGGCAGGTGGATCTGGTGTTGGGTGGTGCGTTGGGTGGGCGCAAGAACCCGAGCCTGATTCGGGATTTGGTGACGGGTGAGGTGGTGCGGCCTTCCTGA
- a CDS encoding quinone oxidoreductase family protein — protein MAKRIQFSAHGGPEVLEYVDYTPAEPGPQQVRVRNEAIGLNFIDTYFRSGLYAPPALPSGLGAEGAGVVDAVGSEVTQFKVGDRVAYGSGPLGAYSQLHVLPAAHLVHLPDEISFEQAAGAMLKGLTVQYLLRQTYEVKAGETILFHAAAGGVGSLACQWANALGVKLIGTVSSPEKAALAKSLGAWETIDYSKENVAQRVLELTDGKKVPVVYDGVGKDTWLTSLDSVAPRGLVVSFGNASGAVDGVNLGILSAKGSLYVTRPTLATYANNPQNLQAMADDLFSMIKSGKVRIDINQRYALADAAKAQTALSGRRTTGSTILLP, from the coding sequence TCGCGTGCGTAACGAGGCGATCGGCCTGAACTTCATCGACACCTATTTCCGCAGTGGTCTGTACGCGCCGCCAGCCCTGCCATCGGGCTTGGGCGCAGAAGGCGCCGGCGTGGTCGACGCGGTCGGCAGCGAAGTCACCCAATTCAAGGTCGGCGACCGTGTGGCCTACGGCAGTGGTCCGTTGGGTGCCTACAGCCAATTGCACGTGCTGCCCGCCGCCCACCTGGTGCACCTGCCGGACGAGATCAGCTTTGAACAAGCGGCCGGCGCCATGCTCAAGGGCCTGACCGTACAGTACCTGCTGCGCCAGACCTATGAAGTGAAAGCCGGTGAAACCATCCTGTTCCACGCCGCTGCCGGTGGCGTGGGCTCGCTGGCCTGCCAATGGGCCAACGCCCTGGGCGTGAAGTTGATCGGTACCGTCAGTTCGCCGGAAAAGGCCGCACTGGCCAAATCCCTCGGCGCCTGGGAAACCATCGACTACAGCAAGGAAAACGTCGCACAGCGTGTGCTGGAATTGACCGACGGCAAAAAAGTGCCGGTGGTGTACGACGGCGTCGGCAAGGACACTTGGCTGACCTCGCTGGACAGCGTGGCGCCGCGCGGGCTGGTGGTGAGCTTCGGCAACGCGTCAGGCGCGGTGGATGGGGTGAACCTGGGGATTCTGTCGGCCAAGGGCTCGCTGTATGTCACCCGGCCTACCTTGGCGACCTATGCCAATAACCCGCAGAACTTGCAGGCGATGGCTGATGACCTGTTCTCGATGATCAAGAGCGGCAAGGTGCGTATTGATATCAACCAGCGGTATGCGCTGGCGGATGCGGCGAAGGCGCAGACGGCGTTGTCGGGGCGGCGGACTACTGGGTCGACCATTCTCCTGCCATAA